One genomic window of Fusarium fujikuroi IMI 58289 draft genome, chromosome FFUJ_chr01 includes the following:
- a CDS encoding related to UPC2-regulatory protein involved in control of sterol uptake, translating into MPPRRSHKKSRAGCRRCKNRKIKCDEVHPRCGNCAKHGVPCDFSNPDVLEKLAISTNTSTESIGAPTPSPAPTVNFNSAPRTPLPRPRAPSSPARAPRPNPSPPTSVYSQPSISSSNNTIDHGERMLELRLMHHYTNVTSKTLLTNSPAAEDIWQRAVPQMAFSGNGKTYLADAILSVAALHLRSMSPNDKALVRASHAYSASSLSAFGASLGSGITPDNAEALFLTATLIAFQASASRIFVKDDGDSAPGDSTSRYVPPLSWFHAFQGVKTVVANSWQWIHHSDIVKVVIDSQPGFQLNLNPRSPDSFFGHMLEGLNDELMNEDPRLLSSTTQAYSHAVSVLNWAHKNYHAAAALTFPATVSKRYVDLVDARRPRALAILACFFALLKRMDNVWWLQDVARREVMGLVSLFEPRSKWWRHLEWPIRIALLDGSSIPQDIWGTELEEQAPEQQTVGSMTQHIEIFAEMLHQHAQPPIPIADEDLIVPDSPD; encoded by the exons ATGCCTCCTCGACGCTCTCACAAAAAGTCTCGGGCGGGTTGTCGGAGGTGTAAGAATAGGAAGATAAAA TGCGACGAGGTTCACCCACGATGTGGTAACTGTGCCAAGCACGGCGTTCCTTGCGATTTCAGCAACCCCGATGTCCTCGAGAAACTTGCCATATCAACTAATACCAGTACTGAGAGTATCGGCGCACCTACTCCCTCGCCTGCGCCGACTGTCAACTTCAATTCTGCTCCAAGAACTCCGCTACCACGCCCACGTGCCCCTTCAAGTCCAGCAAGAGCGCCGCGACCAaatccttctcctccgacTTCCGTCTACTCGCAACCTTCGATAAGCTCGTCCAACAACACCATAGACCATGGCGAACGAATGCTCGAGCTGCGTTTAATGCATCACTACACCAATGTCACCTCCAAGACGCTCCTGACCAACTCGCCTGCCGCCGAGGATATCTGGCAGCGTGCCGTCCCACAGATGGCCTTCTCTGGCAACGGCAAGACGTACCTCGCCGACGCCATCTTGTCTGTCGCAGCCCTCCATCTACGCTCAATGTCTCCGAATGACAAAGCGTTGGTGCGCGCTTCACATGCCTACTCGGCCTCCTCTCTTTCTGCATTCGGGGCATCGCTGGGCTCGGGCATTACGCCCGACAATGCGGAGGCTCTCTTCCTCACAGCGACGCTCATTGCTTTCCAAGCCAGTGCCTCGCGCATCTTTGTCAAGGACGACGGGGATTCTGCTCCTGGGGATTCAACGAGTCGATATGTGCCGCCCCTCTCCTGGTTCCATGCTTTTCAAGGCGTTAAGACCGTGGTCGCAAACTCGTGGCAATGGATCCACCACAGCGACATCGTGAAAGTTGTCATTGATTCGCAACCTGGTTTCCAACTGAACCTCAACCCACGCTCGCCTGACTCATTCTTCGGCCATATGCTAGAAGGGCTAAACGATGAATTAATGAACGAGGATCCTCGTTTGCTTTCGTCAACCACTCAAGCTTACTCACATGCTGTCAGCGTGCTCAACTGGGCACATAAAAACTATCATGCAGCTGCCGCACTCACTTTCCCTGCTACTGTTTCGAAGCGCTacgttgatcttgttgatgcaAGACGGCCCCGTGCTCTCGCCATCCTTGCTTGCTTCTTTGCATTGCTGAAGCGAATGGATAACGTATGGTGGTTGCAAGATGTGGCTCGTCGAGAGGTCATGGGCCTGGTCAGCTTATTCGAGCCCAGATCTAAGTGGTGGCGGCACCTTGAGTGGCCAATAAGGATCGCTTTATTGGATGGCAGCTCTATCCCGCAAGACATCTGGGGCACGGAGCTCGAAGAGCAGGCACCTGAGCAACAGACTGTTGGCTCTATGACACAGCACATTGAGATATTTGCTGAGATGCTGCACCAGCATGCGCAGCCTCCTATTCCCATTGCAGACGAGGATCTCATCGTTCCGGACTCACCTGACTGA
- a CDS encoding probable RNA binding protein Rpf2 involved in ribosome biogenesis translates to MLRQVKPRNARSKRALEKREPKANENPKTCLFLRGTTCSQIVQDALNDLHQMRQPLAKKFTKKNAIHPFDDAASLEFFSEKNDASLLVFGSSQKKRPHTLTFVRTFGYKVLDMLELYLDPESFRAIAQFKTKKFAIGLRPMILFAGTAFESPVSNEFTLAKSMLLDFFKGEPSDKIDVEGLQYIISISAEDSTGEGDVKPAIHLRVYTISTKRSGQRLPRVEVEEIGPRMDFRVGRVREPDESMLKEALKKPRGTEERTKKNITTDSMGDKIGRVHLGKQDLSELQLRKMKGLKRSRKDAEDAVDVVEEEETKRIKQ, encoded by the exons ATGCTCAGACAAGT TAAACCTCGCAATGCGCGCTCAAAGCGAGCCCTCGAGAAGCGCGAACCAAAGGCAAACGAGAATCCCAAGACGTGCCTCTTCCTCCGCGGAACAACATGCTCTCAGATAGTCCAGGATGCTCTCAATGATCTTCATCAGATGCGCCAACCTCTCGCTAAGAAGTTCACCAAGAAGAACGCCATCCATCCCTTTGACGATGCCGCCTCGCTCGAGTTTTTCTCCGAAAAGAACGACGCCAGTCTCCTCGTTTTTGGTAGCAGCCAGAAGAAGCGCCCTCACACCTTGACTTTTGTTCGCACCTTTGGTTACAAGGTTCTTGACATGCTTGAGCTCTACCTCGACCCAGAAAGCTTCCGTGCCATTGCTCAGTTTAAAACGAAGAAATTCGCTATTGGCCTGAGGCCTATGATCCTGTTCGCTGGTACTGCCTTTGAGAGCCCTGTCAGCAACGAGTTCACCCTTGCGAAGAGCATGCTCCTTGATTTCTTCAAGGGCGAGCCCAGCGACAAGATTGACGTCGAAGGTCTCCAGTACATCATCTCCATTAGCGCAGAGGATAGCACTGGCGAAGGTGATGTTAAGCCCGCCATCCACTTGCGTGTCTATACCATCAGCACCAAGCGATCCGGTCAGCGTCTCCCCCGcgtcgaggttgaggagatcGGTCCTCGCATGGATTTCCGTGTCGGCCGAGTCAGGGAGCCCGATGAGTCGATGCTCAAGGAGGCCTTGAAGAAGCCTCGCGGCACCGAAGAGCGtaccaagaagaacatcacAACTGATTCTATGGGCGACAAGATTGGCCGCGTGCATCTGGGCAAGCAGGATCTCAGCGAGCTGCAGCTCCGCAAGATGAAGGGTTTGAAGCGAAGTCGAAAGGATGCCGAAGACGCGGTGGATGTcgttgaagaggaggagaccAAGAGGATAAAGCAATAG
- a CDS encoding related to peroxisomal targeting signal receptor, whose product MSFMGGAECSTSANPLSQLHKHTQNDRTLQQDRLVGRGPGGQLNGFRSQSASAPQDEMMNGFLNQGPSLQQEFPMQPSQMAPLSLAQSHMRANSASPTWAHDFNGQPAMESTFQAPPAAQSHFNADEFARFQQLNTQGSSARASPMQSNVPSQMNQQRPMMGGMMNRPMGYTPMFQPMYQNQQPMHQPQQQDLKGKGRLVELDDHKWEEQFASMELQDNDKAKEQEEANAAEQELNEMDKGLTAETNELGDFESIWRGIQAETAASRQDFDQFDTEWSNNMMPDFEGMGDWGRLGDPAVETYLFEQDNFFRDEKNAFEEGVRIMREGGNLSLAALAFESAVQQNPNHTEAWVYLGTAQAQNEKETAAIRALEQALKLDPNNLAALMGLAVSYTNEGYDSTAYRTLERWLSVKYPNILDPKDLHPPAEMGFTDRQQLHDKVTNLFIKAAQLSPDGEHMDPDVQVGLGVLFYGAEDYDKAVDCFQSALHSSEVGTSNQQEQLHLLWNRLGATLANSGRSEEAIAAYQEALAMAPNFVRARYNLGVSCINIHCHHEAACHFLAALEMHKAIEKSGRSKAYEILGDNASGVDETLDRMSAQNRSSTLYDTLRRVFTQMGRRDLAEKTVAGVDPDVFRPEFEF is encoded by the exons ATGTCGTTTATGGGTGGCGCTGAATGTTCGACATCTGCGAACCCCCTCAGCCAGCTTCATAAGCATACTCAGAATGACAGAACACTCCAGCAAGACCGTCTAGTCGGTCGAGGACCTGGAGGACAGCTCAATGGATTCCGAAGCCAGAGCGCCAGTGCGCCCCAGGACGAG ATGATGAATGGCTTCCTTAACCAAGGCCCAAGCCTCCAGCAAGAATTCCCCATGCAGCCGAGCCAGATGGCCCCTCTTAGCCTAGCCCAATCCCATATGCGAGCCAACTCGGCGTCACCAACATGGGCGCACGACTTCAATGGCCAGCCAGCGATGGAGTCAACTTTCCAGGCGCCACCTGCTGCACAATCACACTTTAACGCTGACGAATTTGCCCGTTTTCAGCAGCTTAACACACAAGGTTCTTCCGCGAGAGCGAGTCCGATGCAAAGCAACGTTCCTAGCCAGATGAACCAACAAAGACCCATGATGGGCGGCATGATGAACAGACCGATGGGTTACACTCCCATGTTTCAACCTATGTACCAGAACCAGCAGCCCATGCACCAACCACAACAGCAGGatctcaagggcaagggccgCCTCGTGGAACTCGACGACCACAAGTGGGAGGAGCAGTTCGCCTCGATGGAGCTGCAAGATAACGATAAGGCtaaggaacaagaagaggcaAATGCCGCAGAGCAGGAGCTTAACGAAATGGACAAAGGACTGACGGCCGAAACTAATGAGTTGGGTGACTTCGAATCTATATGGAGAGGAATACAAGCTGAGACGGCTGCTTCTAGACAAGACTTTGACCAATTCGATACCGAATGGAGCAACAACATGATGCCCGATTTCGAGGGTATGGGAGACTGGGGCCGCCTTGGGGACCCGGCTGTCGAAACCTACCTATTCGAACAAGACAACTTCTTCCGCGACGAAAAGAACGCTTTCGAGGAGGGTGTGCGCATCATGAGAGAAGGCGGAAACCTGTCCTTGGCCGCGCTGGCTTTCGAATCCGCTGTCCAGCAGAATCCTAATCATACCGAGGCGTGGGTTTACCTAGGAACAGCCCAGGCGCAGAATGAGAAAGAAACAGCAGCCATCAGGGCTCTCGAGCAAGCGCTGAAACTTGACCCCAACAACTTGGCGGCCTTGATGGGCCTGGCAGTATCATACACCAATGAAGGATACGACAGCACAGCATATCGAACTCTTGAGAGGTGGTTGTCCGTTAAGTATCCTAACATTCTCGATCCCAAAGACCTACACCCACCCGCAGAGATGGGTTTCACAGACCGGCAGCAGCTTCATGACAAGGTGACAAATCTGTTTATCAAGGCGGCCCAGCTAAGCCCTGACGGCGAGCACATGGATCCCGATGTGCAAGTAGGCCTAGGAGTGCTCTTTTATGGCGCAGAGGATTATGACAAAGCAGTGGATTGCTTCCAGTCTGCCCTCCACTCATCAGAGGTTGGTACATCCAACCAACAGGAGCAGCTTCATCTCCTCTGGAACCGCCTCGGTGCAACTCTTGCCAATAGTGGACGCTCTGAGGAAGCCATTGCGGCATACCAGGAGGCCCTTGCCATGGCTCCCAACTTTGTGCGAGCCCGCTATAACCTAGGTGTCAGCTGCATCAACATTCACTGCCACCATGAGGCTGCCTGTCACTTCCTAGCCGCTCTGGAGATGCACAAGGCCATTGAGAAGTCCGGCCGGAGCAAGGCGTACGAGATTCTGGGCGATAATGCCTCCGGCGTCGATGAGACACTCGACCGCATGTCAGCGCAAAACCGGAGCAGCACCCTGTACGATACCCTCCGGCGTGTCTTTACACAAATGGGTCGCCGGGATTTGGCGGAGAAGACCGTTGCTGGCGTCGATCCGGATGTGTTCAGACCTGAATTTGAGTTTTAG
- a CDS encoding related to Protein esc1, with the protein MDVHNQPRLPPPKPVGLNNILNNDNAPVSIVNGPPHMRDSGFYSNADASSKHTSAASFNVNGLSPSGSGYQSSSHEKTPSPIASNMIPNGLTSPSTTNMSVAAMVSPSTPSSLDPCRDRPTSIESNGLGPNPGPTMGDTLAPGMAAMRRESVDSRINQNFGDLRLGGSPYASHNHSTTSIQNTLHNQRNPHHLSVHRISNGYQPSADRNPEGKTVKTAPAITGPATGHIARAAEPTKGQAWAFPEEEIQRVGGAPTYTDSRRSSITESIASSQFTTESRLPPGQMRLNESEYSRMSNASDFPPVHHHSMQHKQLSDLQAEEGNGSTGSQPYSRTPELRVSHKLAERKRRTEMKELFDQLRDLMPQERGSKASKWEILTKAIAEHQKQQDIIRALQDHYKSNTAENELLRRDVHALRMENQQLRSELNSSSSRPPLSSAATPAPQAGTYQTDPYPNPNRPELPPLRSLRNSIPNGPDSMTGVQYDSPRTNGYH; encoded by the exons ATGGACGTCCACAACCAGCCGCGTCTACCCCCTCCCAAACCGGTTGGACTTAATAACATTCTTAATAACGACAACGCACCTGTTTCAATCGTCAACGGCCCGCCTCACATGCGAGACTCGGGCTTCTACTCCAACGCAGACGCCTCCAGTAAGC ACACATCCGCTGCATCTTTCAACGTGAATGGTCTTAGCCCGAGTGGCTCTGGCTATCAATCCTCGTCGCACGAGAAGACACCATCTCCGATTGCCTCCAACATGATTCCCAACGGACTTACCTCGCCATCGACCACCAACATGAGCGTTGCCGCAATGGTATCCCCTAGTACTCCCAGCAGTCTCGATCCTTGCCGCGACCGACCCACGTCGATCGAGTCCAACGGTCTCGGTCCCAACCCTGGCCCTACGATGGGCGACACCTTGGCGCCTGGTATGGCAGCAATGAGAAGGGAGAGTGTTGACAGCCGTATTAACCAAAACTTTGGCGATTTGCGCCTGGGAGGCTCTCCTTACGCATCTCACAATCACTCAACTACTTCGATACAGAATACCCTCCATAACCAGCGGAACCCTCATCATTTATCAGTCCATCGCATCTCCAACGGATACCAACCCAGTGCGGATCGAAACCCTGAGGGCAAGACGGTCAAAACCGCACCGGCCATTACTGGTCCTGCCACTGGACACATCGCGCGCGCTGCTGAACCCACCAAAGGTCAAGCATGGGCGTTCCCCGAAGAAGAGATTCAGCGAGTCGGTGGCGCCCCCACGTACACCGACTCGCGGCGCAGTAGCATCACCGAGTCCATCGCGAGTAGCCAATTCACGACAGAGTCTCGCCTACCTCCTGGTCAGATGAGACTGAACGAGTCCGAGTACTCTCGTATGTCCAACGCATCCGACTTTCCGCctgttcatcatcactctATGCAGCACAAGCAATTGAGTGACCTCCAGGCCGAAGAAGGGAATGGTTCAACGGGCTCGCAACCATATAGTCGAACACCCGAATTGAGAGTCAGCCACAAGCTCGCTGAACGGAAAAGACGAACGGAGATGAAGGAGCTCTTTGATCAGCTTAGAGATCTCATGCCTCAGGAACGAGGCTCGAAGGCCTCCAAGTGGGAAATTCTAACTAAAG CCATTGCAGAGCATCAGAAGCAGCAAGATATCATTCGAGCATTACAAGATCATTACAAGTCCAACACGGCCGAGAACGAGTTGCTTCGCCGAGATGTGCATGCGCTACGAATGGAAAACCAACAGCTTCGCTCAGAGCTcaactcttcctcttcacGCCCTCCATTATCTTCAGCAGCAACGCCAGCACCACAGGCCGGGACTTACCAGACAGACCCATACCCTAACCCAAATCGACCAGAACTGCCACCACTCAGGTCGCTCCGTAACAGTATTCCAAATGGGCCGGACTCTATGACGGGTGTTCAGTACGACAGTCCTCGTACCAACGGCTATCATTAG
- a CDS encoding related to Zn-dependent oxidoreductases, which produces MSSIPSTQQAIVLPAKRTPFAFQTVPVYPPAPGEVLVRVAWTSSTPLDLHRADGGLLISEYPQQMGSGGAAGRVVAVGDGGDLKGLSVGDRVVSFAFHGGKEANHQEYITIPAYLASRIPDNISYQEAVTVSVNLVTVFHTATADLKLELPWPVPQGYTPKQAHDPILIWGASSSVGIYAVQVFRHWGFKNIIAVASEKQHAYLRSIGATDTFDYRKQDVVDRILQFISNRTEPKLPYIIDCIGSLEGTLKPLSKIAQRGSIVAVMLPVILKDATLEEEPEYEMDVSKVLVGQWADGVEVRGVRTHFYLSNEFLKQKAQPEMVPKLLKDGVITPNKYRVVEGSSAVERAQKALDILRNKGVSGERLVWRITQDEV; this is translated from the exons ATGTCTTCTATCCCCTCAACTCAGCAAGCCATAGTCCTCCCTGCAAAACGCACCCCGTTCGCCTTTCAAACGGTCCCTGTGTATCCTCCCGCCCCTGGTGAAGTCCTAGTTCGTGTTGCCTGGacctcttcaactcctctcGACCTTCACCGTGCCGATGGCGGTCTACTCATCTCCGAGTACCCGCAGCAAATGGGCAGTGGTGGTGCCGCTGGAAGAGTCGTGgctgttggcgatggcgGTGACCTTAAAGGGCTGAGTGTCGGAGACCGTGTCGTTTCCTTTGCTTTCCATGGTGGAAAAGAGGCAAATCACCAGGAATACATCACAATCCCTGCTTATCTTGCTTCTAGAATCCCAGACAACATCTCTTACCAGGAAGCCGTGACAGTCTCTGTGAATCTCGTGACTGTCTTTCACACTGCCACTGCCGATCTCAAACTGGAGCTTCCATGGCCTGTACCGCAAGGTTACACGCCCAAGCAGGCCCATGACCCTATCCTCATCTGGGGTGCATCGAGCAGCGTCGGTATCTATGCAGTCCAGGTCTTCAGGCACTGGggcttcaagaacatcatcgCCGTGGCAAGTGAAAAACAGCATGCGTACCTTCGCAGCATTGGCGCAACCGACACCTTTGACTATCGGAAGCAAGATGTTGTCGATAGGATCCTCCAATTCATTAGTAACAGAACAGAGCCCAAACTGCCTTATATCATCGACTGCATTGGTTCATTAGAGGGCACTCTAAAGCCTCTGTCCAAGATTGCTCAACGCGGCAGCATTGTGGCCGTCATGCTGCCTGTCATTCTCAAAGATGCCAcacttgaagaagagcctgAGTATGAGATGGACGTCTCCAAGGTGTTGGTCGGCCAATGGgccgatggtgttgaagttcGCGGTGTGCGAACACATTTCTACCTCTCA AATGAGTTTCTCAAGCAAAAGGCTCAACCAGAGATGGTACCCAAGCTACTCAAAGACGGGGTCATCACCCCAAATAAGTATCGCGTTGTGGAAGGTTCATCAGCTGTAGAGAGGGCCCAAAAGGCGTTGGATATTCTGAGGAATAAGGGAGTCAGTGGCGAGAGGTTGGTCTGGAGGATCACCCAAGATGAGGTTTGA
- a CDS encoding related to glutaredoxin, which produces MPSPRRVRLLILATIGTLIFILFYTSGFDSHHDAETYTGQEFIKKTQNAMSANEPPAPIVDFATGEKAGQPHADKDGDGDIDVDDQQLAAQMQERLKAAEAEAKGKANEKGGLRPDPPKKVVGVGSSAEGQDKDKIVKPVGGEPGDVAAPAAAAEKKPETETRSKEAIAAREELDSILKKSPVIIFSKTYCPFSKRAKSLLMEKYSITPEPYVVELDIHPQGQALQDQLLETTGRRTVPNIMVNGVSLGGADDITEMDQAGKLVGKIVDLGNKRVQVLERTK; this is translated from the exons ATGCCTTCTCCACGCCGAGTACGCCTACTAATCCTGGCGACGATTGGCACGTTAATCTTTATCCTCTTCTACACCTCGGGGTTCGACTCGCATCACGATGCAGAGACCTATACGGGCCAAGAGTTTATCAAGAAGACCCAAAATGCCATGAGCGCAAACGAACCCCCGGCACCCATCGTCGACTTTGCAACCGGAGAGAAGGCTGGACAGCCTCACGCTGACAAGGATGGAGACGGCGATATCGACGTAGACGACCAGCAGCTGGCTGCTCAGATGCAGGAGCGTCTCAAGGCggccgaggccgaggcgAAGGGCAAGGCAAACGAGAAGGGAGGTCTGCGACCCGATCCTCCCAAGAAGGTTGTGGGAGTTGGAAGTTCTGCGGAAGGTCAGGATAAGGATAAAATCGTCAAGCCTGTTGGCGGAGAGCCTGGCGATGTAGCAGCTCCCGCGGCAGCAGCGGAGAAGAAACCCGAAACGGAGACGAGGAGCAAGGAGGCAATTGCGGCTCGCGAAGAGCTTGACTCTATCCTCAAGAAATCACCTG tcatcatcttctcaaagacgtACTGCCCCTTCTCGAAGCGAGCCAAGAGCCTTCTGATGGAAAAGTACTCCATCACACCCGAGCCCTACGTCGTTGAACTCGATATCCAtccccaaggccaagcccTGCAAGATCAACTCCTCGAGACAACAGGCCGAAGGACTGTACCCAATATCATGGTCAACGGTGTGAGCCTGGGAGGCGCCGACGACATCACCGAGATGGACCAGGCAGGCAAGCTTGTCGGCAAGATTGTCGACCTCGGAAACAAGCGAGTCCAGGTTCTGGAACGAACCAAGTAG
- a CDS encoding related to SLS1 protein precursor yields MAPSRAKSLSLMIALVLGIVLCIFAAPTLASAPATASQPSPEADVELICHTDNPKDCYPKVFQPTDEFQVVHDDQELPHGLHVRLNMSNGKKEAKINVPDEGNPALEGLPVDQAVVVVDQQQQEDPQIPRGAPAYEPIGKIKEPEGEDFVGKPFFTAMKMLKAGETGQGKELDDALEGMEELSHDIYYGLKVTEDPAVLKALFCMMADSDVAYPADITPRDHQAAAILGAALQNNAAALKEITKQWPSLMEGQCPSNSKSLKESFYTPLVPAHVPSSLSTKTLASAAKAKVGAINGLIKSDVIREEFLKNDGMKLLLEVLVPEGKEWDTTQRKVGQLVLDTFLDEDMGAKLGQWPRTERDSDAKCRVFETSTGEGCWDYHVARILKENKRDSGHWSRDLHDRLAALRKSGKVPPRVEL; encoded by the coding sequence ATGGCTCCCTCAAGGGCAAAATCCTTGTCGCTCATGATCGCCCTCGTCCTGGGTATTGTCCTCTGCATCTTTGCAGCACCGACACTCGCCTCAGCTCCAGCTACAGCCTCACAACCATCTCCAGAGGCAGATGTCGAACTCATCTGCCACACAGATAACCCCAAAGACTGTTACCCAAAGGTGTTTCAACCAACAGATGAGTTCCAGGTCGTCCACGATGATCAGGAACTTCCTCACGGGCTCCATGTCCGCCTGAATATGTCCAACggcaagaaggaggccaagatcaaTGTCCCCGATGAAGGAAACCCTGCACTCGAAGGCCTCCCGGTTGACCAGGCTGTTGTTGTCGTcgatcagcagcaacaggaGGATCCCCAAATCCCCCGGGGAGCACCGGCTTATGAACCCATTGGTAAAATCAAGGAGCCCGAGGGCGAGGATTTCGTCGGTAAGCCCTTCTTCACCgccatgaagatgttgaaggccGGCGAAACCGGCCAAGGCAAGGAGCTTGACGATGCGCTCGAGGGAATGGAAGAACTGTCACATGATATTTATTACGGTCTCAAGGTCACCGAGGACCCGGCGGTGTTGAAGGCTCTCTTCTGCATGATGGCAGATTCAGATGTTGCTTACCCTGCTGACATCACTCCTCGGGATCATCAAGCAGCTGCCATCCTCGGGGCCGCGCTGCAGAACAATGCTGCGGCATTGAAAGAGATCACCAAGCAGTGGCCTAGTCTCATGGAGGGCCAGTGCCCGAGCAACAGCAAGTCTCTAAAGGAGTCTTTCTATACACCTCTTGTGCCCGCTCATGTTCCATCGTCGCTCAGCACCAAGACGTTGGCCTCTGCAGCGAAAGCCAAGGTTGGGGCTATCAACGGCCTCATCAAGAGCGATGTCATCCGAGAGGAATTCCTCAAGAACGACGGCATGAAGCTGTTACTTGAGGTGCTCGTGCCCGAAGGCAAAGAATGGGATACTACACAGCGCAAGGTCGGCCAGTTGGTTCTAGACACTTTCTTGGATGAAGATATGGGCGCAAAGCTCGGTCAGTGGCCTCGCACGGAGCGAGACAGCGACGCAAAATGCCGAGTATTCGAGACAAGCACCGGAGAGGGGTGCTGGGACTATCATGTCGCGAGGATCCtgaaggagaacaagagaGACAGCGGGCATTGGAGCCGGGACCTACATGATCGGCTTGCGGCATTGAGGAAGAGCGGAAAGGTGCCTCCTCGGGTTGAATTGTAG
- a CDS encoding related to transposase — protein sequence MPSFTEKDMSAALQMVADGMSVNKAAEACGINRSTLQGRIKGSATPREAQKPRQKLSDTQEKSLRDWIVIQADLGCPVSHQQVREFASKIAVRNGFPEGVGKNWLQGFLGRNPDIRTLKGKKIDSDRYHGASSELIKAFFMLLMMPAIRLVKQGNRYNVDEVGMMEGIGMNGLFLGHQSKKSVLIRQPGSRAWITILECISATGKVLRPTVIFKGKTVQQQHFPENLDFLEDWEFACSDKGWTSNKLALVWLRKVFIPSTQPEKKNEPRLLILDGHGSHVTEDFLWECYNNNIYLLFLPAHASHVLQPLDVAVFGPLKRAYRHLLLDLTSVSDDSHVGKITFLYTYDKARREAITKSNAIAGFKATGLWPVNLAKVLMNPMVTETPSPAVTANSPAKEQDLSLLKTPRSSVQLRQALGQVPASATQDPTVRLLFRKIGSQLDRHNFDIERQNREISVLQRENEENRPKRRKKVVYNPNAEFAKIPAIKKAREQMWKTLQPERTANKVKKLKLEDLCTNFHINIH from the coding sequence atgccttcttttactGAAAAAGATATGAGCGCCGCACTTCAGATGGTTGCAGACGGTATGTCAGTAAACAAAGCAGCCGAAGCTTGTGGCATCAACCGTTCCACGCTCCAAGGTCGGATTAAAGGAAGCGCAACACCAAGAGAAGCCCAAAAACCTCGCCAAAAGCTCTCTGATACTCAGGAAAAGAGTCTTCGAGACTGGATTGTTATCCAAGCTGATCTAGGATGCCCTGTATCGCATCAGCAAGTCAGAGAGTTCGCCAGCAAGATCGCCGTCCGCAACGGCTTCCCAGAAGGCGTCGGAAAGAACTGGTTACAGGGCTTTTTGGGACGAAATCCTGATATCAGGAcattaaaaggcaagaaaattgACTCTGACCGATATCAcggagcttcttctgaactgataaaggcattctttatgcTCCTCATGATGCCGGCGATACGCCTAGTCAAGCAGGGGAACAGATACAACGTCGACGAAGTTGGAATGATGGAAGGAATAGGAATGAACGGTCTATTCCTTGGTCATCAGTCGAAGAAGTCAGTACTTATTCGTCAGCCTGGTTCTCGTGCCTGGATTACAATTCTCGAGTGTATCTCAGCAACCGGGAAGGTCCTGAGACCTACAGTCATTTTCAAGGGGAAAACagtccaacaacaacatttCCCTGAGAATTTGGACTTCCTGGAAGACTGGGAATTCGCATGTAGTGATAAGGGCTGGACGAGCAACAAATTGGCGTTGGTTTggttaagaaaagtctttattccATCGACGCagcccgagaagaagaatgaacCCCGACTTCTTATTCTTGACGGCCACGGAAGTCATGTTACAGAAGATTTCCTCTGGGAATGTTACAATAACAACATATATCTGTTATTTCTTCCTGCTCATGCTTCCCATGTCCTTCAGCCACTGGATGTTGCAGTTTTTGGTCCTCTGAAGAGGGcatatcgtcatcttcttttagatcttacttctGTCTCTGACGACAGTCATGTCGGCAAGATTACATTTCTATACACTTACGACAAGGCTCGGAGAGAAGCTATCACGAAGTCTAACGCAATTGCCGGCTTCAAAGCCACTGGACTGTGGCCTGTGAACCTGGCGAAGGTCCTGATGAACCCGATGGTCACAGAGACACCTTCTCCCGCTGTCACAGCAAATTCGCCGGCAAAAGAGCAGGATTTGAGTCTCCTGAAGACTCCCCGTTCGTCTGTACAGCTTCGGCAAGCTCTGGGCCAAGTCCCAGCTTCTGCAACGCAAGATCCGACCGTCAGGCTGCTTTTCAGGAAGATTGGCAGTCAATTGGACCGTCATAACTTCGACATTGAGCGAcagaatagagaaataagtgTTCTACAGCGAGAAAATGAAGAAAATCGACCAAAACGGCGTAAAAAAGTTGTCTATAACCCAAATGCGGAGTTCGCAAAGATTCCagcaataaagaaagctcGTGAACAGATGTGGAAAACTTTACAACCAGAAAGAACAGCAAACaaggttaagaaattaaaacttgaGGATCTTTGTACTAATTTCCATATAAATATTCACTGA